One window of the Rosa rugosa chromosome 3, drRosRugo1.1, whole genome shotgun sequence genome contains the following:
- the LOC133735279 gene encoding pentatricopeptide repeat-containing protein At3g29230-like has product MYTCDTKYNTNISIKRIQDLLVFLISNERIYNSLLKKQTQPESPMDQKLLKILQDCKSLKQLKQTHLQIFIHGLQHSSFLLPKLLTLSSQLGFLHYAYSIFQTCCSPNVVAYNTIIKCLIGKTRVDALRVYDQMKTLRIVPNSYTFTFLLRCFESFEALDDGKVVHGDIVKLGFGSSVFVQNTLLDFYAKCAGGFEFGSARQVFDEMPERDVVSWNSMIAAYMTRGRIEPAMRLFHSVPKKNIVTWNSVVSGLSKAGNMELAHSVFEEMPERNDVSWNSLITAYMRLGDMSSARCLFEQMPEKTVVSWTAMVSGYTAIGDVESARNMFSQMPVKNVVSWNAMIAGYVHNRMFDQALSVFRKMLIDGKCRPDQSTLISVLSACTHLGSLEHGKWIESYIKRNKFDMSVPLGNALIDMFAKGGDVENAKAVFDEMEQRCIITWTTMVSGLAVNGWCREALALFETMCLSGHKPDDVIFIAALSACTHGGLVDEGKRIFYQMEHEFDIKPRIEHYGCMVDLLGRAGKLEEALRFVENMHLEPNAVIWASLLGSCKIHGNGDLVESVTRRIIEQEPENPSYLTLVSNLSASVGQWKDVLIYRQVMRQQGIEKVPGCSSIQMGNKIDEFLAHDTRHEERKEIYGVLNCLNEQVSAVSDGL; this is encoded by the coding sequence ATGTACACATGTGACACCAAATACAATACCAATATCAGTATCAAGAGGATTCAAGACCTATTGGTATTCTTGATCTCCAACGAGAGAATATATAACAGTCTTTTGAAGAAACAGACCCAACCAGAATCACCAATGGATCAAAAACTGCTGAAAATCCTGCAGGACTGCAAGTCTCTGAAACAACTGAAACAGACCCACCTTCAGATATTCATCCATGGGCTACAACACAGCAGCTTTTTGCTTCCCAAGCTCCTCACTCTCTCCTCGCAACTGGGTTTTCTTCATTACGCTTATTCCATTTTCCAAACTTGTTGCTCCCCCAATGTTGTGGCTTACAACACAATCATAAAATGCTTGATAGGAAAGACCCGAGTAGACGCATTGCGAGTCTACGATCAAATGAAGACGTTAAGGATTGTGCCGAATAGTTATACTTTCACTTTTCTTCTCAggtgttttgaatcttttgaggCCCTTGATGATGGGAAAGTGGTTCATGGCGACATTGTCAAGCTTGGTTTCGGCTCCAGCGTCTTTGTTCAGAACACCCTTTTGGATTTCTACGCCAAATGTGCAGGCGGTTTTGAGTTTGGTTCCGCACGCcaggtgtttgatgaaatgcccGAGAGAGATGTGGTCTCTTGGAATTCCATGATTGCTGCTTATATGACTCGTGGTAGGATAGAGCCTGCAATGAGGTTGTTTCATTCGGTGCCGAAGAAGAACATTGTGACATGGAACTCCGTTGTTTCTGGTCTTTCCAAGGCCGGAAACATGGAGTTGGCTCATTCGGTTTTTGAGGAAATGCCAGAAAGAAATGATGTTTCCTGGAATTCATTGATCACTGCTTATATGCGGTTGGGTGATATGAGCTCAGCTAGGTGTCTGTTTGAACAAATGCCGGAGAAAACAGTGGTTTCTTGGACCGCCATGGTGTCTGGATACACCGCCATTGGAGATGTTGAATCAGCCAGGAACATGTTCAGTCAGATGCCGGTTAAAAATGTTGTATCCTGGAATGCTATGATTGCAGGTTATGTTCATAACCGCATGTTTGATCAAGCTCTTTCTGTTTTCCGCAAGATGTTGATAGATGGCAAGTGCAGGCCTGATCAGAGTACTTTGATCAGTGTACTATCGGCATGTACTCACTTGGGTTCTCTTGAACATGGAAAATGGATCGAGTCTTATATTAAGAGAAACAAGTTTGACATGTCTGTACCTTTAGGAAATGCTCTAATAGACATGTTTGCAAAGGGTGGAGATGTAGAAAATGCAAAAGCTGTTTTTGATGAGATGGAACAAAGATGTATAATTACATGGACGACAATGGTTTCAGGTCTAGCTGTTAATGGGTGGTGCAGGGAAGCATTAGCTCTCTTTGAAACAATGTGTTTAAGCGGACATAAACCAGATGATGTGATTTTCATTGCTGCTCTATCAGCTTGCACTCATGGAGGGCTGGTAGACGAGGGCAAAAGAATTTTTTATCAGATGGAACACGAGTTTGACATCAAGCCCCGAATAGAGCATTATGGGTGCATGGTTGATCTTCTAGGTAGAGCTGGGAAGTTGGAAGAAGCACTCAGGTTTGTAGAAAACATGCATTTGGAGCCAAATGCTGTAATTTGGGCCAGTCTACTGGGTTCCTGTAAGATTCATGGAAATGGAGATCTGGTGGAGTCTGTAACCAGGCGGATTATAGAGCAGGAACCGGAAAATCCCAGCTATTTAACTCTAGTTTCCAATTTGAGTGCATCAGTCGGACAGTGGAAAGATGTGCTGATCTATCGGCAAGTTATGAGACAACAGGGAATAGAAAAGGTTCCTGGTTGTAGCTCAATCCAAATGGGGAACAAGATAGATGAATTTCTTGCCCACGATACAAGGCatgaggaaagaaaagaaatttatgGAGTTTTGAATTGTTTAAATGAACAGGTGTCAGCAGTTTCTGATGGACTATGA
- the LOC133739039 gene encoding pentatricopeptide repeat-containing protein At3g21470, producing the protein MNHGKSVHAECVKAGVHCDVLVGTSLVDMYAKCGDVFESRKVFDYMPQRNVVSWNAMIGGYWRNGDAASALVLFEKMSMRTYVTWAEMITGFARTGDTVSARRFFDQVPLELKNVITWTVMVDGYCSNGQMEMARQVFEAMPQRNHFVWSSMISGYCKLGDVEEAKIVFDRIPVRNLVNWNSMISGYAQNGFCGEALKAFESMQAQGFEPDEFTVVSVLSACAQSVLLDVGKDIHNMLSHKRIKLNQIVLNALVDMYAKCGDLINARLVFDEMTGRNSACWNAMISSMAIHGQCKEALELFSRMEDSNEKPDEITFLSVLSSCVHGGLVEEGMELFSKMQKKYGLEAGIKHYGCLVDLLGRAGRLREAYALVKSMPMKPNDMVWGAMLGACRIYMDMEMTEQVAKDISTQNSDNQSGDNSHYVLLSNIYAASDRWEKAERTRMDLVNEGFQKTPAHSAFMP; encoded by the coding sequence ATGAACCATGGGAAATCGGTGCACGCAGAGTGTGTCAAGGCTGGTGTGCATTGTGATGTGTTGGTTGGCACCTCATTGGTTGACATGTATGCGAAATGCGGGGACGTTTTTGAGTCCCGGAAAGTGTTTGATTATATGCCTCAGAGAAATGTGGTAAGCTGGAATGCCATGATTGGTGGGTACTGGAGAAACGGGGATGCAGCATCTGCGTTGGTTTTGTTTGAGAAGATGTCAATGCGGACGTATGTGACTTGGGCTGAGATGATCACCGGGTTTGCAAGGACTGGAGATACTGTTAGTGCTAGGCGGTTTTTTGATCAGGTTCCACTGGAGTTGAAGAATGTGATTACGTGGACTGTGATGGTTGATGGGTATTGCAGCAATGGGCAGATGGAGATGGCGAGGCAAGTTTTCGAGGCAATGCCCCAGCGCAATCACTTTGTTTGGTCATCAATGATTTCTGGGTATTGCAAGTTAGGTGATGTTGAGGAGGCTAAGATCGTTTTCGATAGAATCCCAGTCCGGAACTTggtgaattggaattcgatgatATCTGGATATGCGCAAAATGGGTTTTGCGGGGAAGCTTTGAAAGCGTTTGAGAGCATGCAAGCCCAAGGCTTTGAGCCGGATGAATTTACTGTTGTGAGTGTTTTATCTGCATGTGCTCAGTCTGTGCTATTAGATGTTGGCAAGGATATACATAACATGTTGAGTCATAAAAGGATAAAGCTCAATCAGATTGTTCTCAATGCACTTGTAGACATGTATGCAAAATGTGGCGACTTGATCAATGCAAGGTTGGTCTTTGATGAGATGACTGGGAGGAACAGTGCTTGCTGGAATGCGATGATTTCAAGCATGGCTATTCATGGACAGTGCAAGGAGGCTCTTGAATTGTTTAGCAGAATGGAGGATTCAAATGAAAAGCCTGATGAGATAACCTTTCTTTCTGTTCTGTCATCTTGTGTGCATGGAGGTTTAGTAGAAGAAGGCATGGAACTTTTCTCCAAGATGCAGAAGAAATATGGTTTGGAAGCAGGAATTAAGCATTATGGTTGCTTAGTTGACCTTTTGGGACGGGCTGGAAGGTTAAGAGAAGCTTACGCTTTAGTCAAAAGTATGCCCATGAAACCCAATGACATGGTTTGGGGGGCTATGCTTGGAGCTTGCCGGATTTATATGGATATGGAAATGACAGAACAGGTAGCAAAGGATATTAGCACCCAAAATTCAGACAATCAGTCAGGCGATAATTCACATTATGTGCTTCTGTCAAATATTTATGCCGCTTCTGATAGATGGGAGAAAGCTGAAAGGACGAGAATGGACTTGGTAAACGAAGGCTTTCAAAAGACACCTGCTCACAGTGCATTTATGCCCTGA